One window of the Aptenodytes patagonicus chromosome 5, bAptPat1.pri.cur, whole genome shotgun sequence genome contains the following:
- the GLRX3 gene encoding glutaredoxin-3 — protein sequence MAAGEVAAAGSAEQFQQLLQQKDRSLLVVHFWAPWAPQCAQMNEVMAALAKEHMQVTFVKLEAEAVPEVSEKYGISSVPTFLFFKNSQKVDRLDGAHAPELTKKVQRHASSSSVSAGSNDGAKEDLNVRLKKLINAAPCMLFMKGSPKEPRCGFSKQMVEILNKHGISFSSFDIFSDEEVRQGLKTYSNWPTYPQLYVAGELIGGLDIVKELEASGELDTVCPKAQKLEDRLKILINKAPVMLFMKGSKQTAKCGFSKQIIEIMNSTGVDYETFDILEDEEVRQGLKTYSDWPTYPQLYVKGELVGGLDIVKELKESGELLPILKGEN from the exons ATGGCGGCGGGGGAGGTGGCGGCTGCGGGCTCCGCTGAGCAgttccagcagctgctgcagcagaaggaCAG gtcCCTTTTAGTTGTCCACTTTTGGGCACCATGGGCTCCTCAGTGTGCTCAAATGAATGAGGTTATGGCGGCACTAGCAAAGGAACACATGCAGGTTACATTTGTGAAG ctggaagctgaagctgtgcctgaagtatctgaaAAATATGGAATTAGTTCTGTTCCAACGTTCTTATTCTTTAAG AATTCTCAGAAAGTTGACAGATTAGATGGTGCACATGCCCCAGAGCTGACAAAAAAAGTGCAGCGCCACGCGTCCAGCAGTTCTGTTTCTGCTGGCTCTAATGACGGTGCAAAAGAAGATCTTAATGTGCGTCTAAAGAAACTCATCAATGCTGCCCCTTGCATGCTGTTTATGAAAGGGTCTCCAAAAGAACCTCGCTGTG GCTTCAGCAAACAAATGGTGGAGATACTGAACAAACATGGTATTTCATTTAGCAGTTTTGATATCTTTTCTGATGAAGAAGTTCGTCAGGGGCTGAAAACATACTCTAATTGGCCAACTTATCCGCAATTGTATGTAGCTGGAGAGCTTATAGGTGGACTTGATATTGTCAAG GAACTTGAGGCATCTGGAGAACTGGACACAGTCTGTCCGAAGGCACAGAAGTTGGAGGACAG GCTTAAAATCTTGATAAACAAAGCTCCTGTGATGCTTTTCATGAAGGGAAGCAAACAG ACGGCAAAATGTGGATTCAGCAAGCAAATTATAGAAATCATGAATAGTACTGG tgtTGATTATGAGACGTTTGACATACTGGAAGATGAAGAG gTGCGGCAAGGATTAAAAACCTATTCAGACTGGCCAACGTATCCTCAATTATATGTGAAAGGTGAACTTGTTGGAGGGCTGGATATTGTTAAG GAACTAAAGGAAAGTGGTGAATTGTTGCCTATTCTGAAGGgagaaaattaa